Proteins from a single region of Thermoplasmata archaeon:
- a CDS encoding DUF2070 family protein, with amino-acid sequence MTAENPAPGETPGTKPHSASHLFLRAPSPPVAIGLLVVLSFALAGILAAPGVSISSYLELVALAFLVPALFTAFGTTPLAKALGGRIELPRSLFLVVMTLALEIPFALVGRGVQLLAPSLGISLIALVFVVQGPALWFRHMSLYGLSSPSQSRSLPVSLFQPVLAILLASIVFPPATVALAFSAVVYLVLGFVCVLLFLRAVDRPLRKEFDSSGLAMMRPLLDHVNRRDPAATQKLEEFFLKSAIPMNLRVSLIGFFAGGRARATIALPTVHPGPFGALGASDLPRKLSERLGPDAGVVFVPHTPCDHDVDLPSEAEVAKVGDACQRLFAEMAPASVALASPLVSPYPGSFARAQLLGDVALVVVSQAPAPTDDIALSIADRIVREVHSEGGPIVALIDAHNSYIVDRGDVQYGTPTAEKLVADAKAAVRAAVAAARPGPIEIGVAAKTDYDLPHQGIASQGLRTLVVRAAGSTSAYLLIDGNNLNTGMREPIVRALEAVVDVAEVMTTDNHVVHESDGSTNPVGERYSASSIARDAVAVAREAIANLAPVELRRGTKEVPDVLALGPGYTARLLTSIGDTVSVLGNALLTTFLLLLASSLVVLIAVP; translated from the coding sequence GTGACCGCTGAGAACCCGGCACCGGGGGAGACGCCCGGCACGAAGCCGCACAGCGCGTCGCACCTGTTCCTGCGGGCTCCCAGTCCCCCGGTCGCGATCGGGCTCCTCGTCGTTCTTTCCTTCGCTCTCGCCGGGATCCTGGCGGCCCCGGGCGTGTCGATCTCCTCCTATCTCGAACTGGTCGCGCTCGCCTTCCTCGTGCCGGCGCTGTTCACCGCTTTCGGCACGACCCCGCTCGCCAAGGCTCTCGGCGGCCGGATCGAGCTTCCTCGCAGCCTGTTCCTGGTCGTGATGACCCTCGCGCTCGAGATCCCCTTCGCCCTCGTCGGACGGGGCGTCCAGCTCCTTGCGCCTTCGCTCGGGATCTCCCTGATCGCGCTCGTGTTCGTGGTCCAGGGGCCGGCGCTGTGGTTCCGGCACATGAGCCTCTACGGCCTCTCCAGCCCGAGCCAGTCGCGATCGCTGCCGGTGTCGCTCTTCCAGCCGGTGCTCGCGATCCTCCTCGCGTCGATCGTGTTCCCGCCGGCGACGGTCGCCCTCGCGTTCTCCGCGGTGGTCTACCTCGTGCTCGGGTTCGTCTGCGTCCTATTGTTCCTGCGGGCGGTGGACCGCCCGCTGCGCAAGGAGTTCGACAGCTCGGGCCTCGCGATGATGCGCCCGTTGCTCGACCACGTCAATCGTCGCGACCCTGCGGCCACCCAGAAGCTCGAGGAGTTCTTCCTGAAGAGCGCGATCCCGATGAACTTGCGCGTCAGTCTCATCGGATTCTTCGCGGGAGGGCGCGCGCGCGCGACGATCGCCCTGCCCACGGTCCACCCCGGCCCCTTCGGAGCGCTCGGCGCGAGCGATCTGCCTCGCAAGCTCTCCGAGCGGCTCGGGCCGGACGCGGGCGTGGTGTTCGTCCCCCACACTCCGTGCGACCACGATGTCGATCTCCCCTCCGAGGCCGAGGTTGCCAAGGTCGGCGATGCCTGCCAGAGGCTGTTCGCGGAGATGGCCCCCGCGTCCGTTGCCCTCGCGAGCCCTCTGGTCTCTCCCTACCCGGGCAGCTTCGCCCGCGCGCAACTTCTGGGCGACGTCGCGCTGGTCGTGGTCTCCCAGGCGCCCGCGCCGACCGATGACATCGCGCTCTCCATCGCGGACCGGATCGTTCGAGAGGTCCACTCGGAGGGCGGACCGATCGTGGCGTTGATCGACGCGCACAACTCCTACATCGTGGACCGCGGGGACGTCCAGTACGGCACGCCGACCGCGGAGAAGCTCGTGGCGGACGCGAAAGCCGCGGTCCGGGCGGCCGTCGCGGCGGCTCGTCCCGGGCCGATCGAGATCGGGGTCGCGGCGAAGACCGACTACGACCTGCCCCACCAGGGCATCGCCTCTCAGGGGCTGCGGACGCTGGTGGTCCGGGCGGCCGGATCCACTTCCGCCTACCTGCTCATCGATGGGAACAATCTGAACACCGGCATGCGCGAGCCGATCGTCCGGGCGCTCGAGGCGGTCGTCGACGTAGCCGAGGTCATGACGACCGATAACCACGTGGTGCACGAATCCGATGGTTCGACCAACCCGGTCGGGGAGAGGTATTCCGCTTCCTCGATCGCGCGGGATGCGGTCGCCGTCGCGCGCGAGGCCATCGCGAACCTTGCCCCGGTGGAGCTCCGGCGAGGGACGAAGGAGGTCCCGGACGTCCTGGCGCTGGGTCCGGGGTACACCGCACGGCTTTTGACCTCCATCGGGGACACCGTCTCGGTCCTGGGCAACGCGCTCCTCACCACGTTCTTGCTGCTCCTCGCGAGCTCGCTGGTCGTGCTGATCGCGGTCCCCTAG
- a CDS encoding geranylgeranylglyceryl/heptaprenylglyceryl phosphate synthase has protein sequence MTPPPAAGPVERRLAERVAAGPIHLTLIDPDRSDPERSAEIAREAVGLGSDAIMLGGSTGISRERMDAVARAVRAAVDVPTIIFPEGPGSLSSSAHAIFFMSLLNSRNLDLVIRTHARTALSIQALGIEPIAMGYLVIAPGMRVGEVGEADVVAREDLAGAQGYALAAEYLGMRWIYLEAGSGAPAPVPATMVRAVRSVLSVPLIVGGGIRCGADARVLLEAGAQALVTGTITETDGVSREFREILAEVGRARDR, from the coding sequence GTGACGCCTCCTCCTGCCGCGGGCCCGGTCGAGCGGCGTCTCGCGGAGCGCGTCGCGGCCGGTCCGATTCATCTGACGCTCATCGACCCGGATCGCTCGGACCCGGAGCGTTCGGCCGAGATCGCCCGGGAGGCGGTCGGGCTCGGTTCCGACGCGATCATGCTGGGGGGCTCGACCGGGATCTCTCGGGAGAGGATGGATGCCGTCGCCCGCGCGGTCCGCGCGGCGGTCGATGTACCCACCATCATCTTCCCGGAAGGCCCCGGCTCCCTCTCTTCCTCCGCGCACGCGATCTTCTTCATGAGCCTCCTCAACTCCCGCAACCTCGATCTCGTCATTCGCACCCACGCCCGGACCGCCCTCTCCATCCAGGCTCTCGGCATCGAGCCGATCGCCATGGGCTACCTCGTGATCGCCCCCGGGATGCGGGTCGGCGAGGTGGGCGAAGCGGACGTCGTCGCCCGGGAGGATCTCGCCGGCGCCCAGGGCTACGCCCTGGCGGCCGAATATCTCGGGATGCGCTGGATCTACCTCGAGGCGGGCTCCGGCGCTCCCGCACCGGTCCCGGCCACGATGGTCCGCGCCGTGCGATCCGTCCTGTCCGTACCCCTCATCGTGGGCGGTGGGATCCGCTGCGGGGCCGACGCGCGGGTCCTCCTCGAGGCCGGGGCGCAGGCGCTCGTCACGGGCACGATCACGGAGACCGACGGCGTTTCGCGGGAGTTCCGGGAGATCCTGGCGGAGGTCGGGCGCGCCCGTGACCGCTGA
- a CDS encoding geranylgeranylglycerol-phosphate geranylgeranyltransferase, protein MNPWLRIVRAGNLLVSFVGVLVGGLAAAGLGLSVSPSLWVAVLLAAVSTACVTAGGNVLNDVLDVETDRTNHPDRPLVRGTISLPRARALTAGLFIAGVVVVVPILPTAPAVGVILAVAVGALLAYEFRFKARGFVGNLVVALLTGLVFLYGGAAAGAPLLMAPFAAMAFFATLSREVIKDMEDVAGDVDRRTLPQTHGLPFSSVVARSTVGVAIAVSAVPFLWFLPLGSVAGIMYLGLVLVADAVFVVSIAYLPARLHWEQTMSKVAMTVALFAFLAVAFR, encoded by the coding sequence GTGAACCCCTGGCTTCGGATCGTCCGGGCAGGGAACCTGCTCGTTTCGTTCGTCGGCGTCCTCGTGGGCGGCCTAGCAGCCGCCGGCTTGGGGTTGAGTGTCTCGCCGTCGCTCTGGGTCGCGGTCCTTCTCGCCGCGGTGTCGACGGCCTGTGTCACCGCCGGGGGAAATGTTCTCAACGACGTGCTCGACGTCGAAACGGATCGGACGAACCATCCGGATCGCCCGCTCGTACGAGGGACGATCTCCCTTCCCCGAGCCCGGGCGCTGACCGCCGGCCTCTTCATCGCGGGAGTGGTAGTGGTCGTGCCGATCCTTCCCACCGCTCCGGCGGTCGGAGTCATACTCGCCGTCGCGGTCGGCGCCCTGCTCGCCTATGAGTTCCGCTTCAAAGCGCGCGGCTTTGTGGGGAACCTCGTCGTGGCCCTGCTCACGGGACTGGTCTTCCTGTACGGGGGCGCTGCCGCGGGCGCCCCGCTCCTGATGGCCCCGTTCGCAGCAATGGCGTTCTTCGCGACGCTGAGCCGCGAGGTGATCAAGGACATGGAGGATGTCGCGGGCGATGTCGACCGACGGACGCTCCCGCAGACCCACGGCCTTCCCTTCTCCTCGGTCGTGGCGCGCTCTACGGTCGGGGTGGCGATCGCCGTCAGCGCGGTGCCGTTCCTCTGGTTCCTGCCTCTCGGGAGTGTCGCCGGAATTATGTACCTCGGTCTGGTCCTCGTGGCCGATGCCGTCTTCGTGGTCTCGATCGCCTATCTCCCCGCGCGCCTTCACTGGGAGCAAACGATGAGCAAGGTCGCGATGACGGTCGCGTTGTTCGCCTTCCTGGCGGTGGCGTTCCGGTGA